The following are encoded together in the Streptomyces rapamycinicus NRRL 5491 genome:
- a CDS encoding SDR family NAD(P)-dependent oxidoreductase: MSSTGLGDRGVIVTGAGSGIGRATALTFAAEGAKVLVADLDRDGAEQVVTAIGAAGGVARAVVGDLGDQRVVDEVVATAIEAFGGLDVLVNNAGIMDRFSTVADTDDTEWDRVLRINLTAPFMLTRAALPHMLAAGRGAIVFTASEASLRGSTAGAAYTASKHGVVGLVKSLAVMYREQGIRANAIAPGGTATAMRVDARPGEHGPAVIGAHTSTVGRIATAEEQAAAILFLASDAASNVNGVILPVDNGWSAV, encoded by the coding sequence GTGAGCAGCACCGGTCTTGGGGATCGCGGCGTCATCGTCACCGGAGCGGGATCGGGGATCGGCCGGGCCACGGCCCTGACGTTTGCCGCCGAGGGGGCGAAGGTACTGGTCGCGGACCTCGACCGGGACGGCGCCGAACAGGTTGTCACAGCGATAGGGGCGGCGGGCGGAGTGGCCCGCGCGGTCGTCGGCGACCTCGGCGACCAGCGGGTGGTGGACGAGGTCGTCGCCACGGCCATCGAGGCGTTCGGCGGTCTGGACGTCCTGGTGAACAACGCCGGCATCATGGACCGCTTCTCGACGGTGGCGGACACCGACGACACCGAATGGGACCGGGTGCTGCGGATCAACCTGACGGCCCCGTTCATGCTCACCCGGGCCGCGCTGCCGCACATGCTGGCGGCGGGCCGGGGCGCGATCGTCTTCACCGCCTCGGAGGCGTCGCTGCGCGGCAGTACGGCCGGCGCCGCCTACACCGCCTCCAAGCACGGTGTGGTGGGCCTGGTGAAGTCCCTCGCGGTGATGTACCGCGAGCAGGGGATCCGGGCCAACGCGATCGCCCCCGGCGGCACCGCCACCGCCATGCGGGTCGACGCCCGGCCGGGAGAGCATGGCCCGGCCGTCATCGGAGCCCATACCTCGACCGTCGGGAGGATCGCCACGGCCGAGGAGCAGGCCGCCGCCATCCTCTTCCTGGCCTCCGACGCCGCGAGCAATGTCAACGGCGTCATCCTGCCCGTGGACAACGGCTGGTCGGCCGTCTGA
- a CDS encoding ferredoxin, which produces MKVTVDQDKCVASGQCVVAAMEVFDQRDEDGIVVLLNAEPPAEQADDIRHAAAVCPAVAIEVQD; this is translated from the coding sequence ATGAAGGTGACCGTCGATCAGGACAAGTGCGTCGCGTCCGGCCAGTGTGTGGTCGCCGCGATGGAGGTTTTCGACCAGCGCGACGAGGACGGCATCGTGGTGCTGCTCAACGCCGAGCCCCCGGCCGAGCAGGCCGACGACATCCGGCACGCCGCGGCGGTGTGCCCGGCCGTGGCCATCGAGGTCCAGGACTAG
- a CDS encoding NAD(P)-binding domain-containing protein encodes MHNQPLYSSEALDYLVIGAGPAGLQLGHLLATAGHTYRILEAGNRPGTFFQKFPRHRQLISSNKVHTGIDDPEFNLRMDWNSLLSPDPELLFTRYSKRYFPAADDYVRYLADFAEAFDLDIAFDTRAVRIRRDDDGFTVTDQHGGDHRGRRLVMATGVSRPYIPDVPGIETAEDYSDVSVDPENFTDQRVLILGKGNSALETADNLIETAAVIHVAGPHSLRLAWASHYVGHLRAVNNNFLDTYQLKSQNAILDGNVLSIEKEPGDGGRYRVRFSFSRANEVVKEIPYDRIIVCTGFRFDASPFDPECRPELVINDRFAALTPAYESVNVPGLYFAGTLTQQRDFKKSTNGFIHGFRYGVRALSRILDERHHDRAWPAQPLATDPSALADAVVARVNRSSALWQQFGVIGDLLVAADGDQARYHEEVPVAYAHESPLTAGADYFIVTLEYGPDHDKVDPFDITVRRAAQNSVGEAFDASYLHPVIRHFRGGELLGIHHMAENLENEWNHPKVHHVPLVEFFAREPDAQPAGAGR; translated from the coding sequence GTGCACAACCAACCTCTCTACTCTTCCGAGGCTCTTGACTACCTTGTCATCGGTGCCGGCCCCGCCGGCCTCCAGCTCGGGCACCTGCTGGCGACGGCGGGCCACACCTACCGGATCCTGGAAGCCGGAAACAGACCGGGCACCTTCTTCCAAAAGTTCCCCCGCCACCGCCAGCTGATCTCCAGCAACAAGGTGCACACCGGTATCGACGACCCCGAGTTCAACCTCCGGATGGACTGGAACTCCCTGCTGTCCCCCGACCCGGAGCTGCTGTTCACCCGTTACAGCAAGCGCTACTTCCCGGCCGCCGACGACTATGTGCGTTATCTGGCCGACTTCGCCGAGGCGTTCGACCTCGACATCGCCTTTGACACCCGGGCGGTGCGGATCCGCCGCGACGACGACGGCTTCACCGTCACCGATCAGCACGGCGGCGACCACCGTGGCCGTCGGCTGGTGATGGCCACCGGGGTGAGCCGGCCCTATATCCCCGATGTTCCCGGTATCGAGACCGCCGAGGACTACTCCGATGTCTCGGTGGACCCCGAGAACTTCACCGACCAGCGCGTGTTGATCCTCGGCAAGGGCAACTCCGCACTGGAGACGGCCGACAACCTCATCGAGACGGCCGCCGTCATCCATGTGGCCGGACCGCACAGCCTGCGGCTGGCATGGGCGAGCCACTATGTGGGCCATCTGCGCGCCGTCAACAACAACTTCCTCGACACATACCAGCTCAAATCACAGAACGCCATACTCGACGGCAATGTGCTCTCGATCGAGAAGGAGCCGGGCGACGGCGGCCGGTACCGAGTGCGGTTCAGCTTCTCCCGGGCGAACGAGGTCGTGAAGGAGATCCCCTACGACCGGATCATCGTGTGCACCGGCTTCCGCTTCGACGCCTCGCCGTTCGACCCCGAATGCCGCCCCGAGTTGGTCATCAACGACCGCTTCGCGGCCCTCACACCGGCGTACGAGTCGGTCAATGTGCCCGGGCTGTACTTCGCCGGTACCCTCACCCAGCAGCGCGACTTCAAGAAGTCCACCAATGGCTTCATCCACGGATTCCGCTACGGCGTACGGGCGTTGAGCCGCATTCTCGACGAACGCCACCATGACCGGGCCTGGCCGGCGCAGCCGCTGGCCACAGATCCGTCTGCGCTGGCGGACGCCGTGGTGGCGCGGGTCAACCGCAGTTCCGCGCTGTGGCAGCAGTTCGGTGTGATCGGCGACCTGCTGGTCGCGGCCGATGGCGACCAGGCCCGCTACCACGAGGAGGTGCCGGTCGCCTACGCCCATGAAAGCCCCCTGACGGCGGGCGCCGACTATTTCATCGTCACCCTGGAGTACGGCCCCGACCACGACAAGGTCGATCCCTTTGACATCACGGTGCGCCGGGCGGCGCAGAACTCGGTCGGGGAAGCCTTCGACGCCTCCTATCTGCATCCGGTGATCCGCCACTTCCGGGGCGGTGAACTCCTCGGCATCCACCACATGGCCGAGAACCTGGAGAACGAGTGGAACCACCCGAAGGTCCACCATGTCCCGCTGGTCGAGTTCTTCGCGCGTGAGCCGGACGCCCAACCCGCCGGCGCGGGGCGGTGA
- a CDS encoding cation:proton antiporter, with translation MTPTELAPAFFIAAVVILLTCRLVVLVMGRFGQPPVVGEMIAGVVLGPSLFGLVAPGASDAVFPPELKPVLYVAGQIGLVALMFHAGYEFRAHAGRGLAGTAVTVSAAGVLVPLLLGVGLTFASDGHVPIFVDGVSIWVTAAFVGVALAITAFPMLARIITEQGISGTRHGSLSLASGATDDAAAWLMLAGVLSVASEKTGPIVKALGGSLLFVAVLLLVGRRLLAWILTKPGLSDESRLLLTVAVLFCGAWFTDTIQLYAVFGAFCIGLSMPRHEASERVVRTVQGSTQVIFVPMFFTYSGLNTRFDVFADPAVMAFGAGCVVLASVGKFGGCWAAAKLCGEPGAVAVRVGALMNARGLMQLIALNIGLSAGIVGDELFAALVLVALVTTVMTVPVLNWLDRRDARSRAAGEPAGTAAAVPAGS, from the coding sequence ATGACTCCCACAGAGCTCGCCCCCGCCTTCTTCATCGCCGCCGTGGTCATTCTGCTGACCTGCCGTCTGGTGGTGCTGGTGATGGGCCGGTTCGGCCAGCCGCCGGTGGTCGGGGAGATGATCGCCGGTGTGGTGCTCGGCCCGTCGCTCTTCGGTCTGGTGGCGCCGGGCGCGTCGGACGCGGTCTTCCCGCCGGAGCTCAAACCGGTGCTGTACGTGGCCGGGCAGATCGGCCTGGTGGCCCTGATGTTCCACGCGGGGTACGAATTCCGGGCCCATGCCGGGCGCGGGCTGGCCGGAACCGCGGTGACGGTCTCCGCCGCCGGGGTGCTGGTGCCGCTGCTGCTGGGCGTGGGGCTGACCTTCGCGTCCGACGGCCATGTCCCCATCTTCGTCGACGGGGTCTCGATCTGGGTGACGGCGGCCTTCGTCGGGGTCGCCCTCGCCATCACCGCCTTCCCGATGCTGGCCCGCATCATCACCGAGCAGGGGATCTCCGGGACCCGGCACGGGTCGCTCTCCCTCGCTTCGGGGGCCACCGATGACGCGGCCGCGTGGCTCATGCTCGCCGGGGTGCTCAGCGTGGCCTCGGAGAAGACGGGGCCGATCGTCAAGGCGCTGGGCGGTTCGCTGCTCTTCGTGGCCGTCCTGCTCCTGGTGGGGCGGCGGCTGCTGGCCTGGATCCTGACCAAGCCGGGGCTGAGCGACGAGTCCCGACTGCTGCTCACGGTCGCGGTGCTGTTCTGCGGCGCCTGGTTCACCGACACCATCCAGCTGTACGCGGTCTTCGGGGCGTTCTGCATCGGCCTGTCCATGCCCCGCCACGAGGCATCCGAGCGGGTGGTGCGGACGGTTCAGGGATCAACCCAGGTCATCTTCGTGCCGATGTTCTTCACCTACTCCGGTCTCAACACGCGCTTCGACGTGTTCGCGGACCCGGCCGTGATGGCGTTCGGCGCGGGCTGTGTCGTGCTCGCGTCGGTCGGCAAGTTCGGCGGCTGCTGGGCAGCCGCCAAGCTGTGCGGGGAGCCGGGTGCGGTGGCGGTCCGGGTCGGCGCCCTGATGAACGCGCGCGGGCTGATGCAGCTCATCGCGCTCAACATCGGGCTCTCGGCCGGGATCGTCGGTGATGAGCTGTTCGCGGCGCTGGTCCTGGTGGCCCTGGTGACCACGGTGATGACCGTCCCGGTGCTCAACTGGCTGGACCGCCGGGACGCCAGGTCCCGGGCAGCCGGGGAGCCGGCCGGCACCGCGGCGGCGGTGCCGGCCGGGAGCTGA
- a CDS encoding GOLPH3/VPS74 family protein: protein MTTPRDLLIVTLDVAPIRPLERGDLSLALAGAELIDLLGTDALTIEDERIVPGLCPPTGDRLLDEAAASLVRQPPHEPVGEWLWRRGRGLSSAYLDALEEAGQITRRRHGWLPLRAGQAVPVDSPARRHATDRWASDEPVLATLAAAIGIREEPAEDAAGAAGDATVTVLAAVNDAVMELEAERQRRAIEEAAYDNIWRGE from the coding sequence ATGACCACACCGCGGGACCTGCTGATCGTCACTCTGGACGTGGCGCCCATCCGACCCCTGGAGCGGGGCGACCTGTCGCTCGCGCTCGCGGGAGCCGAGCTGATCGACCTCCTCGGCACCGATGCGCTCACGATCGAGGACGAGCGGATCGTGCCGGGGCTCTGCCCGCCGACCGGGGACCGCCTGCTGGACGAGGCCGCGGCGTCACTCGTTCGCCAGCCGCCCCACGAGCCGGTCGGCGAGTGGCTGTGGCGCAGGGGCCGCGGTCTGTCCTCCGCCTATCTGGACGCCCTGGAGGAGGCGGGACAGATCACCCGGCGTCGCCACGGCTGGCTGCCGCTCCGCGCCGGGCAGGCGGTGCCGGTCGACTCGCCCGCCCGCCGCCACGCGACGGACCGCTGGGCCTCGGACGAGCCCGTCCTCGCCACCCTCGCGGCGGCCATCGGCATCCGTGAGGAGCCCGCCGAGGACGCCGCGGGCGCGGCCGGCGACGCGACCGTGACCGTGCTCGCCGCCGTCAACGACGCGGTGATGGAGCTGGAGGCCGAGCGGCAGCGGCGGGCCATCGAGGAAGCGGCCTACGACAACATCTGGCGCGGCGAATGA
- a CDS encoding cytochrome P450 yields MSRLRRAATGATAVALTASLPYWLPRLVIDLRVRLFAQVNGEEGIPAPGREVPVEEFKRVYGHPAANGRSRGAALSDLFWYWLSPGPEVHQEHLEPGPRYDEVARTTRQILAGLSRERWSELVGRCTRRVLDELDQGIGGYGAREHRVRLRDLMMPVWAEVYYEVVFREPCPRHVRDLIVGNADDVVSALKCTSLRHMDRRNRLTAYLRDRLAGDPPPVPLPSLLSRREQAYYLQGTFFNTAVVQTSEAMAHLLLALATHQSVQNRLLSGEEDADYLDHVINETLQHFPLFGVAHRITTDEIPRAGRPAIPAGSVLLFNYPEYQRSGSTGPQRFDPGRWLSADTRPSAFIPFGVTANRPCPARGFAVLTMRVAAEELLRRFRLASAAEHTRSLPSRGPCLLIPHTPRRTTVAWRPATRAARLAGMRLGDRWGAIPRSLIQLALGGYMVWDARRQGLCRNYFATAAGDTAVPAVAGSR; encoded by the coding sequence ATGAGCCGCCTCAGACGGGCGGCCACCGGTGCGACGGCCGTGGCGCTGACGGCCAGCCTGCCGTACTGGCTGCCCCGGCTGGTGATCGACCTGCGGGTGCGTCTCTTCGCGCAGGTCAACGGAGAGGAGGGGATACCGGCGCCCGGCCGTGAGGTGCCCGTCGAGGAGTTCAAGCGGGTCTACGGGCATCCGGCCGCTAACGGCCGCAGCCGCGGCGCCGCCCTGTCCGACCTCTTCTGGTACTGGCTCTCCCCCGGCCCCGAGGTCCACCAGGAGCATCTGGAACCCGGCCCGCGGTACGACGAGGTGGCCAGGACGACCCGGCAGATCCTCGCCGGGCTCTCCCGGGAACGGTGGAGCGAACTGGTCGGCCGCTGCACCCGGCGGGTGCTCGATGAACTCGACCAGGGCATCGGCGGATACGGCGCCCGGGAACACCGGGTACGGCTGCGCGATCTCATGATGCCGGTGTGGGCCGAGGTCTACTACGAAGTGGTGTTCCGTGAACCGTGCCCGCGCCATGTCCGGGACCTGATCGTCGGCAACGCCGATGACGTGGTCAGCGCCCTGAAGTGCACCAGCCTGCGCCATATGGACCGGCGGAACCGGCTCACCGCGTATTTGCGCGATCGACTGGCTGGCGATCCCCCGCCGGTGCCGCTGCCGTCGCTGCTCAGTCGGCGGGAGCAGGCGTACTACCTCCAGGGCACGTTCTTCAACACCGCCGTGGTGCAGACGTCGGAGGCGATGGCCCATCTGCTGCTGGCACTCGCCACGCACCAGAGCGTCCAGAACCGTCTGCTCTCCGGCGAGGAGGACGCCGACTACCTGGACCATGTCATCAACGAGACGCTCCAGCACTTCCCGCTGTTCGGCGTGGCCCACCGCATCACCACCGACGAGATCCCCCGGGCCGGAAGACCTGCGATACCGGCGGGCTCGGTCCTGCTGTTCAACTACCCCGAGTATCAGCGGTCGGGATCCACCGGTCCGCAGCGGTTCGACCCCGGCCGCTGGCTGTCCGCCGACACCCGGCCCTCGGCCTTCATCCCGTTCGGCGTGACCGCCAACCGGCCGTGCCCGGCCCGTGGTTTCGCCGTGCTGACCATGCGGGTCGCGGCCGAGGAGCTGCTCCGGCGCTTCCGGCTGGCGTCCGCGGCCGAGCACACCCGGTCGCTGCCCAGCCGCGGCCCCTGTCTGCTGATCCCGCACACCCCCCGGCGGACCACGGTGGCCTGGCGACCGGCCACGCGGGCGGCGAGGCTCGCGGGGATGCGGCTGGGCGACCGGTGGGGGGCGATCCCGCGCAGCCTCATCCAGCTGGCGCTCGGTGGCTACATGGTGTGGGACGCCCGGCGCCAGGGGCTGTGCCGCAACTACTTCGCCACGGCTGCCGGTGACACCGCCGTACCCGCCGTCGCCGGCAGCCGATGA
- a CDS encoding alpha-hydroxy acid oxidase has product MLMTVQDFETTARTRLDPVYADFIAGGAGDEITVRANEEAFRRLRLLPRVLRGNAERALDITVLGSRARTPILLSPTAFHKLLVEEGELATARAAAAAGTIMIVSMASTVAVEDIAEATRGAGEGGDPAPLWFQLYLQPDLEFTRSLVRRATDAGCTALVVTVDSPVRGAHERDLRNGFLDLPDGLRCEHMVDPCEGGRVRPIAMSPEISWTHIDWLRGITSLPILLKGAVHPEDARLAVRHGVDGLLLSNHGGRQLDTVPATIELLPEIHAAVAGRIPIVLDGGVRRGTDVVKALALGASAVGIGRPVMWALAEGGEKGVRRLLELLREELDQALALCGASGVQGLTPDLVRAPAWPPADASTTPPGGVAS; this is encoded by the coding sequence ATGCTGATGACCGTCCAGGACTTCGAAACCACCGCCCGGACGAGACTCGACCCCGTCTACGCCGACTTCATCGCCGGTGGCGCCGGGGACGAGATCACCGTACGGGCCAATGAAGAGGCGTTCCGGCGGCTGCGGCTGCTGCCCAGGGTGCTGCGCGGCAACGCCGAGCGGGCGCTGGACATCACCGTGCTCGGCAGCCGCGCGCGAACGCCGATCCTGCTCTCGCCGACCGCCTTCCACAAACTCCTCGTCGAGGAAGGGGAGTTGGCCACCGCACGAGCCGCCGCGGCCGCCGGCACGATCATGATCGTGAGCATGGCGTCCACAGTGGCGGTGGAGGACATCGCGGAGGCCACCCGTGGCGCCGGTGAGGGCGGCGACCCGGCGCCCCTGTGGTTCCAGCTCTACCTCCAGCCGGACCTGGAGTTCACCCGGTCCCTGGTACGGCGGGCCACCGACGCGGGGTGCACCGCGCTGGTGGTCACCGTGGACTCCCCGGTGCGCGGCGCGCACGAGCGCGATCTGCGCAACGGCTTCCTCGACCTGCCGGACGGACTGCGCTGCGAGCACATGGTCGATCCGTGCGAGGGCGGCCGGGTGCGGCCGATCGCCATGTCGCCGGAGATCTCCTGGACCCATATCGACTGGCTGCGCGGGATCACCTCGCTGCCGATCCTGCTCAAGGGCGCCGTGCACCCCGAGGACGCCCGGCTGGCGGTGCGCCACGGCGTCGACGGGCTGCTGCTGTCCAACCACGGGGGCCGTCAGCTGGACACCGTGCCCGCCACGATCGAGCTCCTCCCCGAGATCCACGCGGCGGTGGCCGGACGGATCCCGATCGTGCTGGACGGCGGTGTGCGGCGGGGCACCGATGTGGTCAAGGCGCTGGCGCTCGGCGCGTCCGCCGTGGGCATCGGCCGACCGGTGATGTGGGCCCTGGCCGAGGGCGGTGAGAAGGGCGTACGGCGGCTGCTGGAGCTGCTGCGCGAGGAGCTCGACCAGGCCCTCGCGCTGTGCGGCGCCTCCGGTGTCCAGGGCCTCACCCCGGATCTGGTGCGTGCCCCGGCATGGCCTCCCGCCGACGCCTCCACCACTCCGCCCGGTGGAGTGGCGTCATGA
- a CDS encoding class I adenylate-forming enzyme family protein, protein MDTLAGASGHRPPHRDAGPITAPFPQALLDAFRARPELPAFEHRSRVLTRGEVLELIGRCADGLRAAGLGPGRSVAVATDVTPEGFALLVAAYALGCRVTGLRPGMTPAHLVYVLSDGIDVLVADETGDTPELLDAAGGVTGLRLGPDLLDAHPKATGELTAQGRPDDIALVTLTSGSTGRPKGCAHSYRSLALNWAWQPARWPERTARLAAGYGRYLLFGTLSSAVIFEHLGVCLMGGGTAVIPEPPFAFPQVFERHRISACLTTVPRLHHVLDVLRTERVDTSSLRVLLVAGSPLAPHRLAEAARLLGPVVHQGYGQTETGMLTLLTPDEMAEFPGQVYDSVGRAWSGVEMDVRDPEGRPVPGGTTGEIWVRTDSAMAGYWKDEERTREVLRAGWVRTRDVGHLDDQGFLRLTGRARDVVIINAIVHYAGAIERALAAHPDVDQAYVVGTPDERTGEAAHAFVVPAEGREPDLDTVRAFVVAELGEASVPATVTVVTEVPVAPSGKPDKRALLSRITGPLETA, encoded by the coding sequence ATGGACACGTTAGCCGGAGCATCCGGTCACAGACCCCCCCACCGCGACGCCGGGCCCATCACGGCACCCTTCCCGCAGGCCCTCCTCGACGCCTTCCGTGCGCGGCCGGAGCTGCCCGCCTTCGAACACCGCTCACGCGTCCTCACGCGCGGCGAGGTGCTGGAGCTGATCGGCCGGTGCGCGGACGGGCTGCGGGCGGCCGGACTCGGCCCGGGCCGTTCGGTGGCGGTGGCCACCGATGTGACGCCCGAGGGTTTCGCGCTGCTGGTGGCGGCGTACGCGCTGGGCTGCCGGGTGACGGGGCTGCGGCCCGGCATGACCCCGGCCCATCTGGTGTACGTCCTTTCCGACGGAATCGACGTCCTGGTGGCCGACGAGACCGGTGACACCCCCGAATTGCTGGACGCGGCGGGTGGGGTGACCGGGTTGCGGCTGGGCCCGGACCTCCTGGACGCCCACCCGAAGGCCACGGGAGAGCTGACCGCTCAGGGCCGCCCCGATGACATCGCCCTGGTGACGCTGACCAGTGGCAGCACCGGACGCCCCAAGGGCTGTGCGCACAGCTACCGTTCGCTTGCCCTCAACTGGGCTTGGCAGCCCGCGCGTTGGCCCGAGCGGACCGCACGGCTCGCGGCGGGCTACGGGCGGTATCTGCTCTTCGGCACCCTGAGCAGCGCGGTGATCTTCGAGCATCTCGGGGTCTGCCTGATGGGGGGCGGCACCGCCGTCATTCCCGAACCGCCGTTCGCCTTCCCCCAGGTCTTCGAGCGCCACCGGATCAGCGCGTGTCTGACGACCGTGCCCCGGCTGCACCATGTGCTGGACGTCCTGCGCACGGAGCGCGTGGACACCTCCAGCCTCCGGGTGCTGCTGGTTGCCGGGTCCCCGCTCGCCCCGCACCGGCTCGCGGAGGCGGCCCGGCTGCTCGGCCCGGTGGTCCACCAGGGCTACGGGCAGACGGAGACCGGCATGCTCACCCTGCTCACCCCGGACGAGATGGCGGAGTTTCCGGGCCAGGTGTACGACTCGGTGGGCCGGGCGTGGTCCGGGGTGGAGATGGACGTCCGCGATCCCGAGGGGCGGCCGGTGCCCGGCGGGACCACCGGCGAGATATGGGTGCGCACCGACTCGGCGATGGCGGGCTACTGGAAGGACGAGGAGCGGACCCGGGAGGTGCTGCGGGCGGGGTGGGTGCGCACCCGCGATGTCGGACACCTGGACGACCAGGGCTTTCTGCGGCTCACCGGGCGCGCCCGGGACGTGGTCATCATCAACGCGATCGTGCACTACGCCGGGGCGATCGAACGCGCGCTGGCGGCCCATCCCGATGTTGACCAGGCGTATGTGGTGGGCACGCCCGACGAGCGCACCGGCGAGGCCGCGCACGCCTTCGTCGTCCCGGCCGAGGGCCGTGAGCCGGACCTGGACACCGTACGCGCGTTCGTCGTGGCGGAGTTGGGGGAGGCGAGTGTCCCCGCCACCGTCACCGTCGTGACCGAGGTGCCGGTGGCGCCGAGCGGGAAGCCGGACAAGCGGGCGCTGCTGTCGCGGATCACCGGGCCGCTGGAGACGGCGTGA
- a CDS encoding TetR/AcrR family transcriptional regulator — MAGRAVRHERADATRGAILAAAERLFAERGVYAVSNRQVSEAAGQGNNAAVGYHFGTKADLVRAIARQHAEQVERLRLRMLGEIGDSTDVRDWVACLVRPVLEHLAELPSPTWYARFCAQVMTDPALHEIMADESMASPALRQTVEGFNRCLPELPIEVHIERGAMARHLILHMCAERERALAEHTATPRSSWHDAATGLIDGIVGLWLAPVTR, encoded by the coding sequence ATGGCGGGCAGGGCCGTACGGCACGAGCGGGCCGATGCCACGCGTGGGGCGATCCTCGCCGCCGCGGAGCGGCTGTTCGCCGAGCGCGGGGTGTACGCGGTCTCCAACCGCCAGGTCAGCGAGGCCGCCGGACAGGGCAACAACGCGGCGGTCGGCTACCACTTCGGCACCAAGGCCGACCTGGTGCGGGCGATCGCCCGGCAACACGCCGAGCAGGTCGAGCGGTTGCGCCTGCGGATGCTGGGCGAGATCGGCGACTCCACCGACGTACGGGACTGGGTGGCCTGTCTGGTGCGCCCGGTCCTCGAGCATCTGGCGGAGCTGCCCAGCCCGACCTGGTACGCGCGGTTCTGCGCCCAGGTGATGACCGACCCGGCGCTCCACGAGATCATGGCCGATGAGTCCATGGCCTCTCCGGCGCTGCGGCAGACCGTCGAGGGGTTCAACCGGTGCCTCCCCGAGCTGCCGATCGAGGTGCACATCGAACGCGGGGCCATGGCGCGCCATCTGATCCTGCACATGTGCGCCGAGCGGGAGCGCGCGCTCGCCGAGCACACCGCCACGCCCCGCTCCAGCTGGCACGACGCCGCCACCGGCCTGATCGACGGGATCGTCGGGCTGTGGCTGGCGCCGGTCACCCGCTGA
- a CDS encoding cytochrome P450: MTSTVNPVDERAARAPEFPMARASGCPFDPPPALRDLQREGPLARVRLWDGSTPWLVTRYADQRALLGDPRVSADIHRPGYPRQAPMPPGGTGVSFILKDDPEHARLRRMVTAPFAIKRVEAMRPGVQKIVDDLIDELLAGPNPVDLVEAFALPVPSLVICQLLGVPYADHDFFQDNSKVIINRNVTPEQRSAAHGNLIEYLDGLMGEKIARPVDDLLSGLAERVTAGELSRNEAAQMGVLLLIAGHETTANMIALGTLALFEHPGQLALLRDTDDRRLTASAVEELLRYLHITHSGRRRVAVADIEIGGEVIRAGEGLILANDIANRDPGMFAEPDRLDLRRDARRHVAFGFGVHQCLGQPLARMELQVVYGTLYRRIPTLRPATELERIPFKHDGSVYGVYELPVAW; encoded by the coding sequence ATGACCAGCACAGTGAACCCGGTGGACGAGCGCGCCGCGCGGGCCCCGGAGTTTCCGATGGCCAGGGCGTCGGGCTGCCCGTTCGACCCGCCCCCGGCGCTGCGGGACCTGCAGCGAGAGGGCCCGCTGGCGAGGGTCCGCCTGTGGGACGGCAGTACGCCGTGGCTGGTGACCCGGTACGCCGATCAGCGGGCGTTGCTGGGCGACCCGAGGGTCAGCGCCGACATCCACCGGCCCGGCTACCCCCGCCAGGCCCCGATGCCACCCGGAGGTACGGGGGTCAGCTTCATCCTCAAGGACGACCCCGAGCACGCCCGGCTGCGGCGCATGGTGACGGCGCCGTTCGCCATCAAGCGGGTGGAGGCCATGCGGCCCGGTGTGCAGAAGATCGTGGACGACCTGATCGACGAGCTGCTGGCCGGTCCGAACCCGGTGGACCTGGTGGAGGCGTTCGCCCTGCCGGTGCCCTCGCTGGTCATCTGTCAGCTGCTCGGAGTGCCCTACGCCGACCACGACTTCTTCCAGGACAACAGCAAGGTCATCATCAACCGGAACGTCACCCCCGAGCAGCGCTCGGCCGCCCATGGCAACCTGATCGAGTATCTGGACGGCCTGATGGGCGAGAAGATCGCCCGTCCCGTGGACGATCTGCTGTCCGGTCTTGCCGAGCGGGTCACGGCGGGCGAGCTGTCCCGTAACGAAGCGGCACAGATGGGCGTGCTGCTGCTGATCGCGGGCCACGAGACCACCGCGAACATGATCGCGCTCGGCACTCTCGCCCTGTTCGAGCACCCCGGGCAACTCGCCCTGCTGCGCGACACCGACGACCGCCGGCTGACCGCGTCGGCGGTGGAGGAACTGCTGCGCTATCTGCACATCACCCACAGCGGGCGGCGCCGGGTGGCGGTGGCGGACATCGAGATCGGCGGGGAGGTCATCCGCGCGGGCGAGGGGCTGATCCTGGCCAATGACATCGCCAACCGGGACCCCGGAATGTTCGCCGAGCCCGACCGGCTGGACCTCCGGCGGGACGCCCGCCGCCATGTGGCCTTCGGCTTCGGGGTGCACCAGTGCCTGGGCCAGCCACTGGCCCGGATGGAGCTCCAGGTCGTCTACGGCACCCTCTACCGCCGTATCCCCACCCTGCGGCCGGCCACCGAGCTGGAGCGGATCCCGTTCAAACACGACGGATCGGTCTACGGCGTCTACGAACTGCCCGTGGCCTGGTGA